The following DNA comes from Pseudomonas sp. Tri1.
ATTCAATGTCCTTCTGCAAAAAATTGAGAGCGCACAGGTTGTTAACATTCAATTCGAACCCGGCCTTCTGGGTTTCGCACCAACCCAGATTTGGAGCAACCTGAACGCCATCATTAGCAAAAGTAAAAAAGTGATTATTACTTACCACACAGTCCCTTCTTTGGACAGCCCGAAGTTTCAGTTCAGTCGACGGGGCGTGATTGACTATTTGCGGGCGTGGCGCGGCAACTACGTATTTGACAGGCTGCTTGCAAAAGTCCGAAAGAACCCCGAAAAATTTCACCACATTGTTCAAACCGCGCGCGAAGCAAAGAACTTTGCATTACTGGGTGTTCGCAAAGACAGCATTACGCACCAGCCCCTTGCCTTCATCAGTAAGGACGTTAGAGAACACATGGATCACGATGACGCCAAGTCAGGAATTCTGGCGCAGATGAACATCAGCAGCAGCGCTACATTGGTGGGTTGCTTCGGATTTTTGTCACCCTATAAGGGCATCGAAATCGCAATCAGAGCCTTGAGCGCATTATCCGATGACCACCATTTACTCGTGGTAGGTGGCTTGCATCCCGAGGGAATCGACAAGGGAAGCGTTGAAGCACCCTATATCCAGAAACTACTCAAAGTCATCAGGAAGCATCCGGGATTGAGCAAACGAGTTCATTTTTGCGGTGCACTTGATAATGAAGAATTCAATCAGGTTATGTTGGCCTGCGACGCGGTGGTGCTGCCGTACGCGGAGGTGGGTCAGACGTCGTCAGGCCCAGCGGCTCTGGCACTGGACATGGGCCGTCCCCTATATTGCTCCCACACGAAGTGTTTCGGTGAGCTGAATCGGTATCAGCCCGGTGCGGTTTCTTTTTTTGAAATCGGCAACCATATGGAGTTGGCGGAGAAGCTGTTGCTGGCCGACGGTGACAGCCCCAGTCGCATCAACGCTCGGAAAAGTTATCTTGAAAAATTTAGCGTCGAGCATCGTTCAGCCAGTTACCTAGCTGCCGCGAAGCAGCTGATCATGGAGAACTAAACTCCATGTTAAAGCGCAACCAATGGCGATGGATTGAACGTGACTTCTTCACAGATGTGCGTGTTCTCGTGTCACAACGAAAACTGGCGTGGCAGCTTTATTTGGCGGACGTTGCGGAAAACAAACGCAATTCGGGACTGGGGCTCATTGCGCCCTTCATCTCGGTATTAATCCACGTTCTCCTTTTGGGCTCAGTCATGGGGCTCGTTTTTAACGAACCCTTGGTAGAGTTCATTCCATTCTTCGCCGTATCATTTTCCATCTGGCAAGGTATTTCGATTTTCGTCTCAGACATATCCTACTCCAACGATAAGGCCATGCGTTACATATCGTTCCCCAACATCTCAGGCTTCATAAGCAATCTTGTTTCAACATACGAATTTACCGTTGCTCTGCTGCTCAAGATCTGCGGATCTTTTGTCATTATTTTTTTTGTGAACCCGGAAATCGTATTCGCCGCTAACTATTTAGCGTTCGTGGCAGGGTTAATTTTGCTGACGCTGGTTTTGTTCACTTGGTCCCTTCCCCTCGCGTACCTCTTCGACAGGGTAAGAATCCTTCGGGGATTTTTGCCGCAAATCCTATTTGCGATATACCTATTGACGCCGATTCTGTGGGCCCCCGATCGTCTTAAGTCTCACAGGTGGCTTGTAGATTTTAATCCAATCTATCATCTCATAGAGTTGGCTCGAGCCCCGATTATTGATGGAGGCTTTCCCCTGACCTCGATCTTAGTTAGCCTCGGCTTGATAGCGATGGGAATCATCATGTCGTATCTTCTTTTTCCGGCAAACCGTTGTCTCGTTGTCTACAGATGGATGTCCTAACATGCCTATTGCAGATATCGTCGTTCGGATTTGTAACGCCACTGTCGAAATTCCTTTGAGAGGGGTCAAGCAGGAGGTCGTAGGTACTGACCCCCGGATCATCCGCCGGAAGAACGGGTCCATCGTACTTAGGGCACTGGAAAACATATCCCTTGAAGTCCGCCGGGGTGAACGCATTGGCATTGTTGGTGGAAACGGTAACGGAAAAACCACTCTTCTCAAACTAATCGGTGGGATGCTGCCCGCAGCTTCAGGCTCGGTAGAGGTCCACGGCTCGATACGTACTTTGCTGACAATCGGTGCAGGTACGGTGCCTGCGCTGACAGGTCGACAGAATGTCAAGATGCGCTACGCCCTTCTTGGGATTAAAAGTATCACGGAGTCGGAATATGTTGCCGACGTTGAAGCGTTCTCCGATATAGGTGCGTTCTTTGACATGCCCTTGGGGACCTACTCCCCTGGCATGTACAGCCGCCTCCAGTTTGCCATGAGCACGGTAGAACCGGCAGATATCCTTCTGTTAGACGAATGGATTGGCGTTGCTGACCAAGCCTTCCAAGACAAGGCAAATAATCGCCTGGAAAATTATATTCAGAGAAACGAAGGCTTTCTATTTGCCTCACATAATGAAGAGCTGTTGAAACGTATGACCAGCCGCACCATCCGTCTAGTCAACGGTAGGTTGGAAGCCCATCAGGATTTGGAATGTCAGGTGGGACGGAGCCCAAGCCGAAGAAGCATTTGAAGTGTGAATTTCATGAACTAATCGACGAGAAACGAGGGGAACGACTTGGTCGGCAACCGGATAAAAATACTAATTGAAGGATTGAAAAACGCCGCGAGGTTTGCGCGGCACGGACGAGATGCCATCGACAAAATAGACCTCTCCGTTCGGGAGATCGATCGAAAACTGAACGAAATACGCTCGGGCCTTCCGAACAATCATACCGTTTCTTATCTGGGTCGTGATCTCTGCCTGGTTAGAACCCGGTGGGGAGGGTACGTTGTCGTGCCATCCTACAATGTTGATGTGGCAGTAGGGATTATTCGTGACGGTGTGCATGAGCCTTGGACAACTCGGTTAGTGCAAGAAACTCTGAAGCTCGGCGATACCTATGTCAACGTGGGTTCAAATTTTGGCTACTACACCAGCCTGGGGGGCTTAATTGTCGGTAACAAGGGCAAAGTGTTCTCATTTGAAGCGAATCCGGTAGTTTTTGCCATTTTGCTAAAAACGATAATGTATGCAGGTATCCCCGATCGAACGATGGTGTTCAATCGTGCAGTGTATCGAGAAACAGGAGAGCACTTCGGCTTTGCCTTTGATTATCAGTTTGCTGGAGGAGGTCACCTTGAACTCAATGCAACAGAACAAGCGAGCTCTGGAGACCCCTTTTGGTCGAAGGACTCTATAGCGTCTATTCTCGATCGTAACGGCCAGTGGTCTCCCGGCAAAGGAATCATGAATAAATTCAACGCCAAGACATTGGCGTTGGACGACGTTATGAGCGAAAGCCAAGTTGACTTACTTCATTGTGATGTCGAAGCAGCTGAGCCCTATGTCATCGCGGGCGCACAAGCCATGATAAAAAATTCTCCTCGTTTGAAGATCATCTTCGAGTGGTCAAGCTACAGCTTCGACTACGGTACGGACGACTATCGGGAAGCCGTCAATGATATGTGGGAGCTGTTGAGATCTGAAGGTTTTTCTATTCGCCGGCTTATGCCATTTCTTCATCCCGATGGCGCCATTCAGCTATCCGAGCAACTGACTTATGCAGAGTTTATTGCAGGGGAACATGGCGACTATTTTGCTGAACGATCTTCGCAGCAATAAATGGCGCGGCCTGTCCGAGGTGAGAGGTCGCAACGGAGCAGGCGCCCTTTTGTGACGGATTCGTACCCAAGCCCTCTCGCCACGGACTCTTTGAACTTCTTTAAATGAACAACATTGCGCTGACACCGATTTTTTTGTTCAGGGCCCCGTTGATTTGCGCCAGACGCCTCGCATCGCTACAGTCGACCTCCATACCCTTGGCCCACGGATGGAGCGACACATGCTTACAGATCTGAAACCGAGTCTTCATCACCTGTCAGCTGTTTCGCTGCTGGCTGTTGCTCTAACGCTCGCTGCCTGTAAGGCCCCACCCTCCTCCACCACCACGCCTGCATTGCCTGCCCCTCCGGAGGTCGTCTCCGGCTACCGCACCGACCTGCAGACCCGCCACGCCGACAAACACATGGCCGCTGCAGCCAACCCGTTGGCGGCCGAGGCCGGACGGGAAATGTTGCGGCGCGGAGGTTCGGCCATCGACGCAGCCATTGCGATGCAAGCGGTGCTGACCCTGGTGGAGCCGCAATCCTCCGGCATCGGCGGGGGGGCGTTCATTGTGTTGTGGGACGGCAAGGCGGTGCGCACCTATGACGGTCGCGAAACGGCACCGGCTGGCTCCACCGAAAGACTTTTCCTGCAGGCTGACGGCAAACCCATGCCGTTTACGGCCGCACAGATCGGCGGTCGTTCCGTGGGTACCCCGGGGGTGTTGCGCGGACTGGAACTGGCCCATCGCAAACATGGCCGTCTCGAATGGGCGACGCTGTTCGAGCCGGCCATCGCGCTGGCGGAGCGGGGCTTCGCGATCTCTCCCAGGCTGCATGCCTTGATCGCGTCCGACCCGTCGTTGCCGGGTTCGCCAGATATGGCGGCCTACTTTCTCAATGCCGATGGCAGCCCAAAGGCGGTCGGCACTGTGCTGAAAAACCCGGCATTGGCCGGCGTGCTCAAGCGCATCGCCCACG
Coding sequences within:
- a CDS encoding ATP-binding cassette domain-containing protein, yielding MPIADIVVRICNATVEIPLRGVKQEVVGTDPRIIRRKNGSIVLRALENISLEVRRGERIGIVGGNGNGKTTLLKLIGGMLPAASGSVEVHGSIRTLLTIGAGTVPALTGRQNVKMRYALLGIKSITESEYVADVEAFSDIGAFFDMPLGTYSPGMYSRLQFAMSTVEPADILLLDEWIGVADQAFQDKANNRLENYIQRNEGFLFASHNEELLKRMTSRTIRLVNGRLEAHQDLECQVGRSPSRRSI
- a CDS encoding FkbM family methyltransferase; its protein translation is MVGNRIKILIEGLKNAARFARHGRDAIDKIDLSVREIDRKLNEIRSGLPNNHTVSYLGRDLCLVRTRWGGYVVVPSYNVDVAVGIIRDGVHEPWTTRLVQETLKLGDTYVNVGSNFGYYTSLGGLIVGNKGKVFSFEANPVVFAILLKTIMYAGIPDRTMVFNRAVYRETGEHFGFAFDYQFAGGGHLELNATEQASSGDPFWSKDSIASILDRNGQWSPGKGIMNKFNAKTLALDDVMSESQVDLLHCDVEAAEPYVIAGAQAMIKNSPRLKIIFEWSSYSFDYGTDDYREAVNDMWELLRSEGFSIRRLMPFLHPDGAIQLSEQLTYAEFIAGEHGDYFAERSSQQ
- a CDS encoding ABC transporter permease, whose amino-acid sequence is MLKRNQWRWIERDFFTDVRVLVSQRKLAWQLYLADVAENKRNSGLGLIAPFISVLIHVLLLGSVMGLVFNEPLVEFIPFFAVSFSIWQGISIFVSDISYSNDKAMRYISFPNISGFISNLVSTYEFTVALLLKICGSFVIIFFVNPEIVFAANYLAFVAGLILLTLVLFTWSLPLAYLFDRVRILRGFLPQILFAIYLLTPILWAPDRLKSHRWLVDFNPIYHLIELARAPIIDGGFPLTSILVSLGLIAMGIIMSYLLFPANRCLVVYRWMS
- a CDS encoding glycosyltransferase; protein product: MEHLNIKSRTDQAQKRPKLLIISSYHRACGIAQYVEFLELPLRQQNDFDIEIAPLPVDLLRSQSPYAKRAARAEFNVLLQKIESAQVVNIQFEPGLLGFAPTQIWSNLNAIISKSKKVIITYHTVPSLDSPKFQFSRRGVIDYLRAWRGNYVFDRLLAKVRKNPEKFHHIVQTAREAKNFALLGVRKDSITHQPLAFISKDVREHMDHDDAKSGILAQMNISSSATLVGCFGFLSPYKGIEIAIRALSALSDDHHLLVVGGLHPEGIDKGSVEAPYIQKLLKVIRKHPGLSKRVHFCGALDNEEFNQVMLACDAVVLPYAEVGQTSSGPAALALDMGRPLYCSHTKCFGELNRYQPGAVSFFEIGNHMELAEKLLLADGDSPSRINARKSYLEKFSVEHRSASYLAAAKQLIMEN